In one Zobellia galactanivorans genomic region, the following are encoded:
- a CDS encoding Nif3-like dinuclear metal center hexameric protein: MTVKEVTEILEDLAPLPYAEGFDNVGLLVGDSTSEVRGILVTLDTMENVIDEAIEKKCNLIVSFHPIIFGGLKKITGKSYVERVVIKAIKNDIAIYSMHTALDNVPNGVNAKICDVLGIKNTKALIPQKGSIKKLTTYVPLKDADAVREAIFNAGAGNIGNYSNCSFNVNGLGSYKARENAKPTLGEIGKTHYEEETQLNVTFSKAHQSKIMKALFATHPYEEVAYEISTLENNDQNLGMGMIGTLDSPMGELDFLKQVKQTMSAGGIRHSKLLGREIRRVAVLGGSGAFAIDAAKAAGADILITADIKYHEFYKAEDKIVIADIGHYESEQFTKNLLVDYLTKKIPNFAIRLSESKTNPIKYL, translated from the coding sequence ATGACCGTAAAAGAAGTCACCGAAATACTCGAGGATCTAGCTCCTCTACCCTATGCCGAAGGCTTTGACAATGTAGGCCTTTTGGTAGGCGATTCCACCTCCGAAGTTAGGGGTATTCTCGTAACCTTGGACACTATGGAAAACGTAATCGACGAGGCCATCGAAAAGAAGTGCAACCTTATCGTCAGCTTCCACCCTATCATTTTTGGGGGATTAAAAAAGATTACGGGCAAATCGTACGTTGAACGCGTAGTCATCAAGGCCATTAAAAACGATATCGCCATTTACAGCATGCACACTGCTTTGGACAATGTACCGAACGGGGTCAACGCAAAAATATGTGACGTTTTGGGCATCAAAAACACCAAAGCCTTGATTCCCCAAAAGGGGAGCATTAAAAAACTGACGACTTATGTCCCCCTAAAAGATGCGGATGCCGTTAGGGAAGCCATATTCAATGCCGGAGCAGGAAATATCGGGAATTACAGCAACTGTAGTTTTAATGTCAACGGACTGGGTAGCTATAAAGCCAGGGAAAATGCCAAGCCCACCTTGGGAGAAATAGGCAAGACCCATTATGAAGAAGAAACCCAACTGAACGTGACCTTTTCAAAGGCACACCAATCTAAAATAATGAAAGCCTTGTTTGCCACCCACCCCTATGAAGAAGTGGCCTATGAGATAAGCACGCTCGAGAACAATGACCAAAATCTGGGTATGGGCATGATAGGGACACTCGATTCGCCCATGGGGGAATTGGATTTTTTAAAACAAGTAAAGCAAACGATGTCGGCCGGAGGCATTCGGCATTCCAAACTATTAGGAAGGGAAATTCGGCGCGTTGCGGTTCTGGGGGGCAGTGGGGCCTTTGCCATCGATGCCGCCAAAGCTGCCGGCGCCGATATTTTGATCACCGCAGACATTAAATACCACGAGTTTTACAAAGCGGAAGACAAAATAGTGATCGCGGATATCGGACACTATGAAAGCGAGCAGTTTACAAAAAACCTTTTAGTTGACTATCTTACAAAAAAAATCCCTAATTTTGCAATCCGTTTATCGGAAAGTAAAACCAATCCCATCAAGTATTTATAA
- a CDS encoding zinc ribbon domain-containing protein, with the protein MAKKSEATVEEKLRALYDLQLIDSRVDEIRNVRGELPLEVEDLEDDVLGLKTRLDKLKTDVETINFEIGAKKNLIEEAKALIKKYAEQQKNVRNSREFNSISKELEFQELEIQLAEKNIKEFKAQIEQKKEVISETKERLAERESHLKHKKSELDAILAETEKEEKALIEHSEKFQNEIEERLVKAYKRIRHNVKNGLAVVPIERGASGGSFFTIPPQVQVEIASRKKIITDEHSGRILVDPVLAEEEAEKMQKMFAKL; encoded by the coding sequence ATGGCAAAAAAATCAGAAGCAACGGTAGAGGAAAAGTTAAGGGCATTGTACGACTTGCAATTGATTGATTCAAGAGTCGATGAAATACGCAACGTACGTGGCGAACTTCCTTTAGAAGTAGAAGATTTGGAAGATGACGTTCTTGGTCTAAAAACGAGATTGGACAAGTTAAAGACAGATGTTGAGACCATCAATTTTGAGATTGGTGCCAAAAAGAACCTCATAGAAGAGGCAAAAGCGCTTATAAAGAAATACGCGGAACAACAAAAGAACGTTCGTAACAGTAGGGAATTCAACTCTATCAGTAAAGAATTAGAGTTTCAAGAACTCGAAATTCAACTTGCCGAAAAGAACATTAAAGAGTTCAAGGCACAGATAGAGCAGAAGAAAGAAGTTATTTCCGAAACCAAGGAACGTTTGGCCGAGCGTGAATCGCATTTGAAGCACAAGAAAAGTGAGCTTGACGCTATTTTGGCAGAGACCGAAAAAGAAGAAAAGGCACTTATCGAGCATTCCGAAAAATTCCAAAACGAAATAGAAGAGCGATTGGTGAAGGCGTACAAACGTATTCGCCATAATGTTAAGAACGGTTTGGCCGTTGTGCCGATCGAAAGAGGTGCCTCAGGGGGATCTTTCTTTACCATACCTCCACAGGTACAGGTAGAAATTGCCTCACGCAAGAAAATCATTACCGATGAACACAGTGGAAGAATCTTGGTAGACCCTGTTCTAGCCGAAGAAGAAGCTGAAAAAATGCAAAAAATGTTCGCCAAATTATAG